The Cyclobacterium amurskyense genome contains the following window.
GATATGAATTAGATTTTTTTTCTGTCCAATTAATTGGGTATTTCAGGGTCCCGGAGATCTACTTTAAACGTTTTCCACTCTAGGTGCCCAATAAGTACAATAAGCATCCGCGTTGACAGGTCCTTTAAATAACTGGCAGCCTCCACATTTACGTTTTTCTGTAGGTGGAAGATACAATTGGCAATTGTCGCACTTATCATCTTCTAAAGGTGACTTTTCCTCATAACCCAAACTTTTTCTTTTTGCAATGTCCTCTTCACTAAGCCCAGTCAGATCAGAACAATTATCGATGTTTTCTAATTTGTATTCTTCTTGAGGCTTGCCACATTTGCTAAGGAAAAATACCACTCCTGTCGAAGCTAATATATTTTTTATTGATTTGCGTCTGTTCATACTTGTATGCAGATTGTTGTTTTTAATAATTGAAATTCAATTTCCACAAGTTGAGATTTCAATGAGATTATGGTTAAACTATTCCGCTTTGGCTCTTATTCCTTTACCTTCAAGAATGTGATTGACCTCCTTTAAGTAATCTTCTTTCCAAGAGATTTCTGTTCCTGAAAAATTATATTTTTCATCTAGCACCTTAAGAATAGCCTCACCTGAACCAGCGTTTGAACTCAAGATCCCTAGTCTAAACCACTTGTTTTCTCCTTTTTCTATAAGGGCTTTGGCAAGTTGGTTAATAGTGAAATCATCTTCATAATTTCCTAAACTAAGAATAGCTTGAAGTGATACGATTGGAGATTCATCATTGATTTTTTCAGCAATTTTTTCCTTTAACTTCGGGAAATTTTCGGCTAGCATTAAAGCATTTTTTCTAACACCATAATTATCACTTTCCAGTGCTTCTTCTACCATTCCTTGTTCCAATGCACCCATTGATTCTAGCAAATACAAAGCATGAAGCTGGGCATTTGGATTTTCATTCGATAACAAATCTTTTAACAATGGGATGTACTCAGCTTTTGGGTTTTCCAAAATAATCCTTTGGGCAGTGGTTCTCCACCACCCGTTTTTATGTGCAAGGTGAGACACCAAGGTTTTACTATCTAGGCTTGAAAAATCCTGTACTTTGGTTTCTGAAACACCTGATTTAGGCACAATTCTGTAAATTCTACCACGATCCATGCCATGCATAAAATCCATTTCTTCTTTTAGATCATCAGGGATCGAAACTGGGGTTTCAATGTGTTGTCTGTAGAAATCCACCAAAAATAGAGCTCCATCAGGTCCAACAGTAAAACCAACAGGTCTGAACCATGGGTCTGTTGAAGCGAGGAATTCTTTATCAAGTTCTTCACTTGCTCTTTTGGCAATTAGAGTAGGGCTTTCTTTATCTTCTGCAAGAACATCCCTGTGCACCAAATTCCCTGCAACCTCTCCTGTAAAGATGTTTCCATTAAATCCTTCAGGGAAATCACCACCATCATAAACGGTTCCTCCTGAAGCTCCAGTGAAGTGATCCTCCGCATATTCCACTCGGTTAAGCTCTTGTTCTTGGTATTGTATATTTCTCCTTCTGGTACGTTCTGCTCTCCAATAGGGTGGAGGTGTAATCTGAAACATCTCCAGCTCATGGTCAGAAATGTTTTGGTTTACAGAATTGCTAGACAAGTGTCCATGGCGCTCCAGGTACCTGTTAGGTATCACTGTCTGCTGGATGTGAAGCGTGTTTTGGGTAAAGAATTTATTTCCCCAATCGTCAAAAGTTTGCCCAAATTGAGCTGTCCCGCTTTCTTTCTCAAATAACCCTTTGTCCAATCGAAACCTAAAGTCAGCTCCTCTTAATTGTAATGGACCTTCTCCTGGCGCATCTTTAAAGGTAACATCACTTCTTTGCCCATTGTTAGCAGCATAAATCCAGTTGTCAATTCCCAAACGTAAATTTGTGATTTGAGCCTCAGAATTGTTTTCAAAAAAACCTGTAAATACAGAGGTTTTTGAGTCAGCAACTCCGTCACCATCATCATCCTTTAGGTAATAGATATGAGGTGCTGCCGTAACCAAAAGACCACCTTTCCATGGCATTAAGTTGGTAGCATCTGCCAACCCTTCTGCATAAACGGTTGAGGCATCTATTACCCCATCTCCGTCAGTGTCATCCAGTCTTTTGATGACACCTTTGCCTTTACCTTCTTCAGGCTTGTAAGGATAGTCTGGCATTTCCACCGCGTATGCAATTCCTTTTTCATCAAAAACCAGGTTTACTGGATCCTGAATATGAGGTTCAGCAGCAAATAATTTCACTTCGAAATTCTCATGAATATTGAATGTAGCGATCGATTCTTCTGGACTGAGAGCTTCTGCATATTTATCCTCCTTACAGGAATATAATCCTATAAGCAAGACTGCAAATAAAGTATGGGTAACGTTACCTTTCATAATTTTAGCTGTGTTTGACTGAATGAATAATTAAATATCTTATAAATTTTAAAAGAAAAAAATTTTTCTTCTTATCAATGGTTAGATAAATCCTTTTTTTTATTTAAGTGGGTATTACAGGTGATTATTTTTCAAATGCTAACTTTTTCAATGGTGTAAACCCAAAAACATCATCCAAGAAAGAATAGGCTTCTTTTCTTGTGTTTTCAGGGAAATCATGGCTTGCATTTGGGTACCTTACTTGTAAGTTATCCGGGTAGCCCAACCAATTGTATACTGGCTGAATAGCTTCAATTCCTGATTTCACTCCTTCCACTGAAAAGTTACTGTCCTGTAGCGGTGCATTAGTGAAAACTGGTCTAGGAGCTATTGAAGCTATGATATGGGTAAAGTCAAACGGTAAAGTTGCTTCTGGCAAAAGTTTTTTGATGACTGGCATGTACCTGTCTTGTGCCCAAGGGCCTAACCTACCACCATAATTTTTAATTCCTGCCTCTCCAATATCATAATAATCAAAAGGTGTCCAACCGCAACTTGTCACTACAGCTTTTAATCTTGAATCATGAGCAGCTACAAACAAGGCATTGTGTCCACCTAAAGAATGACCGATTACCCCTATTCGTTCTGAATCTACTTCATCCATATAAGTAAGTGCATCTACGCACCTCATATGGTTCCATACCGCTAAAAGGGTTCCGGAATCAAATCCATCTTTCGAGAAATCATGGTCTTTTTGCTCTCCAAAACTTGGGTAATCAGGAGCAATGACTACATAACCCCTTTCAGCCAATTCACTTGCAAGAGCCCTGTTTTCAAGAGGACCCTGACCATCTACAATTTTTTTACCTAGATCTCCAGTACTATGTAGTACCAACATCGCAGGGGCCTTGACTTTTATTTTGTGTGGGATATAAAGGAAAGCAGTTACTTGATTGCGCTCATTACTGTCAAAAGAAATATGATGCTTGGTATAGGTGCTTTCTACAGTTGAATCCAAATAATTTATTTCAGGCCTTTTTAGATTGTCCCTAAAAGGAAGGGTACCCATGATTGAAGCCATGTTGTTTTTCCAGGATTTCTTTTTTTCTTCCCACTCAGCCAATGTACGTAATGGTTGTTGACTTTCAGATTTTAAAACAAAAGGGCTTTCGGTTGTATTGTTAGGAATTTCTCTATGCAACATTTTTTTAATCGCTCCCATGATAATGGGCTCAGCTTCTGCTGTTACGGGGCTGGTACCTACCTCATATCCTCCTTCAGTATAAGCCGAGGATGGACCTATATAGAATGGCCCATAATCTCCATATGCTGCCATGGTTACAAATAAATCTTTTCTTTCAGCCTTAGCTGCCAATTGGTATTCGATAAAGAGTTCTCCAGGAAGGTGAAGAATTCTTACATCACCTAAGGTCAAACAACTTATATCTATCTTTTTCCCTAGTGCCTGCCTATTGTACCATGCCAGTTTTTGCACATTGTTGGTGAGCCAACGCGCATTTTGGGTACGCATTTCTTGAGCAATTTCAGGTAAAGTTTCCTTTGGTGTCAATAGGATGGGTTCCTGTTGCCAGTAAACATCCTCTTTGGTGATTTTAGTTTTTACTGTATTGTCCCAGGCTTGTTCCATTCCTTTTGCAAGTCTTTCAGCGAGGATTTTACGGTTGATTTTAGCGCCGTCATTGTATTTTCCGGCAGTTACATTTGCTCCGGCACCATTGAAGTGTACATGCATAGCATCTGGAACCGACAATTGACGCATGTACCTGGCAATACCAGGAAAATCTGGGTTGGCAATTTTAGTCAGGTAATAACTTTGGGGGTGAACCGCATAATAGCTAAATACAGCTAAAGGTTCTTCTTCATTCCAAAAACTAACCAATGAAACCTCCGGGTCAATTAAACCTTCCGGGAAATCCCTGATTTTTTTATCCTTTGTAGAAGAGGTTCGGGTATAGGCCACATGTCCATCATCCCCTAAAATCCTTCTATTTGAAGCAACTTTTTCCACAATACCTTTACCAGTACCAATATGCGTTATGGGCTTTGCGTCCTTTAAAGCTATTCTGATGGCATCCTTCAAATTATTAATCAGAAGTCTGTCAAAGGAGCTTTCATATGCTTTAGGATCTAAGCCTGCCTCTTTCAAGATTTTCTCTGCACCCCAATCACTAATTGGAGCATCATGTTGGTGCAAAGTATGTACTGCTACCCTAGAAGGTATAGTTGAAGCAGCCTCGGCAAGGCTTTCTTTAAATGCATCTTGACTTTCGTTGGCTATTCCAATCCAATCTATTGCACAGATGACAATTGGTAAGCCTGACCCTGATATTACCACGCCTTTGGCCCTAAGACCCAGATCATCTTTTTTTTCTAGGGGATCATATGCCAGTAAGCTGCCAATAGGAGGGGTTGCATCCACATCGAAAAGGGCCAGGGTAAGGCCTTTTTCTTGACCATAGCTGGCAATGGGTCCCAAACCTAGTAATATCAAAAAGAGGGTTAAATACAGATTTGATTTGATAAAATTCATAGTGGTTAATTTTAAGAATAATTTAGGGTAAGCTTTATTCTCACTAGGAGATTAATTTTTTATTGTTCATCCAAACGGTCACTCCTTTGCCTAACAAAGCATTGATTTTGTATGGCTTTGAAAGAAACCCTGGTAAAAGGATGTTGTTATCTTATAGTAAGGCATGTGTTTTTCATGGAATAACAAATACCAATAATTTATCAATTAAATCCTATCAATGATTTATCCAGCGGTAATTTTCTTTGTTAACCTGAGGATTTTTGTTTCTAAATTGATTTGTTATTATTTAGGTTTTCGGGATGTTTTTTAGATTTTTAATGGAAATTACGATTTCTAGCGATGTTTTTATCAATGATAGTGCAATCCTACTGATTTATGATAGAATATTACGGTAATTGTACATGATTGCTATCTTTTACCTGTTCTTTCTTGAAAGCAATAGGAATAATAATATCTTTGTCGAAATTAAAAATAAATCCAATTCTTTTAACAGTTAATATGGAACAATTATTTCTCTATTTGGTCCCATTTTTGGGTATTCTAGGCCTAGTGGTAATGGCCGTAAAATCGGCATGGGTTACAAAGCAGCCCACGGGTGATGAAAACATGGTGGAGTTGGCTGGCTATATAGCCAAAGGAGCGATGTCATTTCTTAAAGCAGAATGGAAAGTAATGGGCTACTTTGTAGTGATTGCAGCCATTATTCTAGGTTGGTCTGGCACCTTATTAGACAATTCCAGCCCCATCATTGCGGTGGCTTTTGTTATTGGTGCAGTGCTCTCCGCATTTGCAGGTTATTTGGGAATGAAAATTGCCACTAAATCAAATGTTAGAACAACCGAGGCCGCAAAAACAAGTTTGGCAAAAGCCTTAAATGTATCCTTTACTGGAGGTACTGTAATGGGCCTTGGTGTAGCAGGTTTAGCAGTATTAGGTATGGGCGGCTTGTTCATTATCTTTTATAACATGTTTGTGGTTTCTACAGGTGGTGATGTCAATGGCCATGAGATGGAAACAGCACTCGAAGTATTGGCAGGGTTTTCTCTTGGCGCAGAGTCTATTGCTCTTTTTGCGCGAGTTGGTGGAGGAATTTACACCAAAGCGGCTGATGTAGGCGCTGACCTTGTAGGTAAAGTAGAAGCAGGTATTCCTGAAGATGATGTACGTAATCCTGCTACTATAGCGGATAATGTTGGTGATAATGTAGGAGATGTTGCAGGAATGGGAGCAGATCTTTTTGGCTCTTATGTTGCCACGATATTGGCTTCCATGGTTTTAGGACGAGAAATAGTAAGTGATGATAATTTTGGAGGCATTGCCCCGGTTTTATTGCCTTTGGTAATTGCCGGACTTGGCTTGGTGTTCTCTATCATAGGTACCTTATTTGTGAAAATTAAATCTGAAAATGGAAATGTTCAGGCAGCCCTAAACAGAGGCAATTGGTTTTCAATTTTATTAACGGTAGCAGCCTCTTTCTTTGTCATTGATTATATGTTGCCTGACGGAGATTTGGTGATGTCTAGATTAAACTCAGCTTCATTTACCAAAATGGGGGTATTTGGAGCAGTCTTTATCGGACTGATTGTTGGTGCATTGATGAGTATTATTACAGAGTATTACACAGCCATGGGCAAAGGCCCTGTGAATTCTATAATTAGACAGTCTTCTACAGGTCATGCTACCAATATTATTGGTGGTTTAGCTGTTGGGATGCAATCCACAGTCCTTCCTATCTTGGTATTGGCTGCAGGTATTTTCACCTCTTACATGGCCGCTGGACTGTACGGTGTGGCCATAGCTGCTGCAGGGATGATGGCAACTACCGCCATGCAATTGGCGATTGATGCATTTGGACCGATTGCTGATAATGCCGGTGGTATTGCAGAAATGGCTGGTCTTCCTAAAGAAGTGAGAGAAAGAACAGATATTCTTGATGCAGTAGGTAACACCACTGCTGCAAGTGGTAAAGGCTTTGCA
Protein-coding sequences here:
- a CDS encoding sodium-translocating pyrophosphatase, which gives rise to MEQLFLYLVPFLGILGLVVMAVKSAWVTKQPTGDENMVELAGYIAKGAMSFLKAEWKVMGYFVVIAAIILGWSGTLLDNSSPIIAVAFVIGAVLSAFAGYLGMKIATKSNVRTTEAAKTSLAKALNVSFTGGTVMGLGVAGLAVLGMGGLFIIFYNMFVVSTGGDVNGHEMETALEVLAGFSLGAESIALFARVGGGIYTKAADVGADLVGKVEAGIPEDDVRNPATIADNVGDNVGDVAGMGADLFGSYVATILASMVLGREIVSDDNFGGIAPVLLPLVIAGLGLVFSIIGTLFVKIKSENGNVQAALNRGNWFSILLTVAASFFVIDYMLPDGDLVMSRLNSASFTKMGVFGAVFIGLIVGALMSIITEYYTAMGKGPVNSIIRQSSTGHATNIIGGLAVGMQSTVLPILVLAAGIFTSYMAAGLYGVAIAAAGMMATTAMQLAIDAFGPIADNAGGIAEMAGLPKEVRERTDILDAVGNTTAASGKGFAIASAALTALALFAAYVGISGISTIDIYKADVLSGLFVGAMIPFIFSALAIAAVGRAAMDMVNEVRRQFKEIPGIMEFKTKPDYEKCVEISTKASIREMVAPGAIALLSPIVVGFLFGHEVLGGMLAGVTVSGVLMGIFQNNAGGAWDNAKKSFEKGVEIDGEMYYKGSEPHKASVTGDTVGDPFKDTSGPSMNILIKLTSIVSIVIAPYIPLDSPLGLADNVNSETEKVAQVTPEKASTIEVLKID
- a CDS encoding high-potential iron-sulfur protein is translated as MNRRKSIKNILASTGVVFFLSKCGKPQEEYKLENIDNCSDLTGLSEEDIAKRKSLGYEEKSPLEDDKCDNCQLYLPPTEKRKCGGCQLFKGPVNADAYCTYWAPRVENV
- a CDS encoding PVC-type heme-binding CxxCH protein, with translation MKGNVTHTLFAVLLIGLYSCKEDKYAEALSPEESIATFNIHENFEVKLFAAEPHIQDPVNLVFDEKGIAYAVEMPDYPYKPEEGKGKGVIKRLDDTDGDGVIDASTVYAEGLADATNLMPWKGGLLVTAAPHIYYLKDDDGDGVADSKTSVFTGFFENNSEAQITNLRLGIDNWIYAANNGQRSDVTFKDAPGEGPLQLRGADFRFRLDKGLFEKESGTAQFGQTFDDWGNKFFTQNTLHIQQTVIPNRYLERHGHLSSNSVNQNISDHELEMFQITPPPYWRAERTRRRNIQYQEQELNRVEYAEDHFTGASGGTVYDGGDFPEGFNGNIFTGEVAGNLVHRDVLAEDKESPTLIAKRASEELDKEFLASTDPWFRPVGFTVGPDGALFLVDFYRQHIETPVSIPDDLKEEMDFMHGMDRGRIYRIVPKSGVSETKVQDFSSLDSKTLVSHLAHKNGWWRTTAQRIILENPKAEYIPLLKDLLSNENPNAQLHALYLLESMGALEQGMVEEALESDNYGVRKNALMLAENFPKLKEKIAEKINDESPIVSLQAILSLGNYEDDFTINQLAKALIEKGENKWFRLGILSSNAGSGEAILKVLDEKYNFSGTEISWKEDYLKEVNHILEGKGIRAKAE
- a CDS encoding alpha/beta hydrolase encodes the protein MNFIKSNLYLTLFLILLGLGPIASYGQEKGLTLALFDVDATPPIGSLLAYDPLEKKDDLGLRAKGVVISGSGLPIVICAIDWIGIANESQDAFKESLAEAASTIPSRVAVHTLHQHDAPISDWGAEKILKEAGLDPKAYESSFDRLLINNLKDAIRIALKDAKPITHIGTGKGIVEKVASNRRILGDDGHVAYTRTSSTKDKKIRDFPEGLIDPEVSLVSFWNEEEPLAVFSYYAVHPQSYYLTKIANPDFPGIARYMRQLSVPDAMHVHFNGAGANVTAGKYNDGAKINRKILAERLAKGMEQAWDNTVKTKITKEDVYWQQEPILLTPKETLPEIAQEMRTQNARWLTNNVQKLAWYNRQALGKKIDISCLTLGDVRILHLPGELFIEYQLAAKAERKDLFVTMAAYGDYGPFYIGPSSAYTEGGYEVGTSPVTAEAEPIIMGAIKKMLHREIPNNTTESPFVLKSESQQPLRTLAEWEEKKKSWKNNMASIMGTLPFRDNLKRPEINYLDSTVESTYTKHHISFDSNERNQVTAFLYIPHKIKVKAPAMLVLHSTGDLGKKIVDGQGPLENRALASELAERGYVVIAPDYPSFGEQKDHDFSKDGFDSGTLLAVWNHMRCVDALTYMDEVDSERIGVIGHSLGGHNALFVAAHDSRLKAVVTSCGWTPFDYYDIGEAGIKNYGGRLGPWAQDRYMPVIKKLLPEATLPFDFTHIIASIAPRPVFTNAPLQDSNFSVEGVKSGIEAIQPVYNWLGYPDNLQVRYPNASHDFPENTRKEAYSFLDDVFGFTPLKKLAFEK